In one Streptomyces sp. NBC_01241 genomic region, the following are encoded:
- a CDS encoding VOC family protein yields the protein MTEAAARRMPGTPCWVSLLVHGLSTTQDFYARLFGWEFVPGPDQLGPYVRALIDGKVVAGIGQLPPDRHLPVAWTTYLATDDTDATAEVIRSCGGTVAVGPLDSGDAGEAGRLAIASDPSGAVFGIWQAAAHVGTAFAGTHGTPVWNELVTRETSMVCKFYQTVFGYEAEAIVSADFDYQTLRLHGRPVASLHGVGRALPRDRGPHWMTYFEVDDTDEATHRVVDFGGYILQPPREGANGRVATVADPEGAVFTIVRSAAR from the coding sequence ATGACGGAGGCTGCAGCCCGACGCATGCCCGGAACACCTTGCTGGGTGAGTCTGCTCGTGCACGGCCTGAGCACGACCCAGGACTTCTACGCCCGGCTGTTCGGTTGGGAGTTCGTGCCCGGACCGGACCAGCTGGGTCCGTATGTACGTGCGCTGATCGACGGGAAAGTGGTCGCGGGCATCGGGCAGTTGCCGCCCGATCGCCATCTGCCGGTCGCCTGGACGACCTATCTGGCCACCGACGACACCGACGCCACGGCGGAAGTGATCCGTTCCTGCGGTGGCACGGTCGCCGTCGGGCCGCTCGACTCGGGTGATGCGGGTGAGGCGGGCCGGCTCGCCATCGCTTCCGACCCCAGCGGCGCGGTCTTCGGAATCTGGCAGGCCGCCGCGCACGTCGGTACGGCGTTCGCGGGCACCCATGGCACACCGGTCTGGAACGAGTTGGTGACCCGCGAGACGTCGATGGTCTGCAAGTTCTACCAGACGGTTTTCGGCTACGAGGCGGAGGCAATCGTCTCGGCCGACTTCGACTACCAGACCCTTCGTCTGCACGGCCGTCCGGTGGCCTCGCTGCACGGTGTCGGCCGCGCCCTGCCACGCGACCGCGGCCCGCACTGGATGACGTACTTCGAGGTCGACGACACCGACGAGGCAACGCATCGTGTGGTGGATTTCGGCGGATACATCCTGCAACCGCCCCGGGAGGGGGCGAACGGCCGGGTGGCGACCGTGGCGGACCCGGAGGGCGCGGTGTTCACGATCGTACGGTCGGCCGCTCGCTGA
- a CDS encoding DUF5998 family protein, with protein MAKTGTTTQGLRAAIERSGYYPALVAEAVEAAVGGEPVASYLVHQETTFDSNEVRRHVTVLVLTDTRFIVSHTDEQNADTSSPTPYATTSTESVKLDRISSVVVSRVVANPEKYVPGTLPREVVLTIGWGAVSRIDLEPAACGDPNCEADHGYTGSSTADDLSLRVSEAGDGPDTVRQTLAFAQSLSEATAVTAASGR; from the coding sequence ATGGCTAAGACCGGTACGACGACCCAGGGGCTGCGCGCGGCGATCGAGCGCAGTGGCTACTACCCGGCCCTCGTGGCCGAGGCGGTGGAGGCCGCCGTGGGCGGTGAGCCGGTCGCTTCGTACCTGGTGCACCAGGAGACCACCTTCGACTCCAACGAGGTGCGCCGCCACGTCACGGTCCTGGTCCTGACCGACACCCGCTTCATCGTCAGCCACACCGACGAGCAGAACGCGGACACCAGCTCCCCGACGCCGTACGCCACCACCTCCACGGAGTCGGTCAAGCTCGACCGGATCTCGTCGGTCGTGGTCAGCCGCGTCGTCGCCAACCCGGAGAAGTACGTACCGGGCACGCTGCCCCGCGAGGTCGTCCTCACCATCGGCTGGGGCGCGGTCTCCCGTATCGACCTGGAGCCGGCCGCCTGCGGCGACCCCAACTGCGAGGCCGACCACGGCTACACCGGCAGTTCCACCGCCGACGACCTGAGCCTGCGGGTCAGTGAGGCCGGTGACGGCCCGGACACCGTGCGCCAGACCCTCGCCTTCGCGCAGTCCCTCTCCGAGGCCACGGCCGTGACCGCGGCGTCCGGCCGCTGA
- a CDS encoding alkaline phosphatase family protein, which yields MVQPAWQDPVLLPVDTAPVPEYGSGSLADLLPTLAAGQGVPGFTATIPELTPADRNCVFLIDGLGWEQIKAHPDEAPFLHSLLPTSRGGTGRPVTAGFPATTATSLASVGTGLPPGEHGLPGYTARNPETGELMNQLRWQPWTPPKAWQPYPTVFTLADAAGVRTAQVSAPAFEQTPLTKVALSGGSFLGRLSGEERMDVAAERLAAGDRSLVYTYYSEVDGKGHRFGVDSDAWRGQLMYVDGLARRLAEQLPPRSALYITADHGMIDIPFDEQSRIDFDEDWELRAGVALLGGEGRARHVYAVPGAESDVLTVWREVLGEQFWVASRDEAIAAGWFGPKIDERVHGRIGDVVAAAHDDVVITASVNEPHESAMVGMHGSMTPVEQLVPLLEVRS from the coding sequence ATGGTTCAGCCGGCCTGGCAGGACCCCGTCCTCCTCCCCGTCGACACCGCACCCGTTCCCGAGTACGGCAGCGGCTCGCTCGCCGATCTGCTGCCCACGCTCGCCGCCGGACAGGGCGTGCCCGGCTTCACCGCGACGATCCCCGAACTCACCCCCGCCGACCGGAACTGCGTGTTCCTGATCGACGGCCTCGGCTGGGAGCAGATCAAGGCCCACCCGGACGAGGCACCGTTTCTGCACTCCCTGCTCCCCACCTCGCGCGGCGGCACCGGCCGCCCGGTTACGGCGGGCTTCCCGGCCACCACCGCGACGTCACTCGCCTCGGTCGGTACCGGACTTCCGCCGGGGGAGCACGGCCTTCCCGGCTACACCGCGCGCAATCCGGAGACCGGCGAGCTGATGAACCAGCTGCGCTGGCAGCCCTGGACGCCGCCGAAGGCCTGGCAGCCGTACCCCACCGTCTTCACGCTCGCCGACGCCGCGGGGGTGCGCACCGCCCAGGTCTCCGCCCCCGCCTTCGAGCAGACCCCGCTCACCAAGGTCGCACTCAGCGGGGGCTCGTTCCTCGGGCGGCTCTCCGGCGAGGAGCGGATGGACGTCGCCGCCGAGCGGCTTGCCGCGGGTGACCGGTCGCTCGTCTACACGTACTACAGCGAGGTCGACGGGAAGGGTCACCGCTTCGGTGTCGACTCCGACGCCTGGCGCGGGCAGCTGATGTACGTGGACGGCCTGGCCCGGCGCCTGGCCGAGCAGCTCCCGCCCCGCTCGGCGCTGTACATCACCGCCGATCACGGCATGATCGACATCCCCTTCGACGAGCAGTCCCGGATCGACTTCGACGAGGACTGGGAGCTGCGCGCGGGCGTCGCCCTGCTCGGCGGCGAGGGCCGGGCCCGTCATGTGTACGCGGTCCCGGGCGCCGAGAGCGATGTGCTGACCGTCTGGCGGGAAGTGCTCGGCGAGCAGTTCTGGGTGGCGAGCCGGGACGAAGCGATCGCGGCCGGCTGGTTCGGCCCGAAGATCGATGAACGCGTACACGGCAGGATCGGCGATGTCGTCGCCGCCGCCCACGACGACGTAGTGATCACCGCCTCGGTCAATGAGCCGCACGAGTCCGCGATGGTGGGCATGCACGGCTCGATGACCCCCGTCGAGCAGCTCGTCCCCCTGCTCGAAGTACGCTCGTAG
- a CDS encoding thymidine kinase, with protein MPELVFFSGTMDCGKSTLALQIGHNRSARGLQGVIFTRDDRAGEGKLSSRLGLVTEAVEADEGMDLYAHLVDHISRGGRADYVIVDEAQFMAPVQIDQLARVVDDLGMDVFAFGITTDFRTKLFPGSQRLIELADRVESLQVEALCWCGARATHNARTVGGEMVVEGAQVVVGDVNQQADEVGYEVLCRRHHQRRTTSASARAGSLSPDVLPVTSA; from the coding sequence ATGCCCGAGCTTGTGTTCTTCTCCGGAACGATGGACTGCGGAAAGAGCACGCTGGCGCTGCAGATCGGCCACAACCGTTCGGCCCGTGGCCTGCAGGGCGTGATCTTCACCCGTGACGACCGGGCGGGGGAGGGCAAGCTCTCCTCGCGTCTGGGGCTGGTCACCGAGGCCGTCGAGGCCGACGAGGGCATGGATCTGTACGCGCACCTCGTCGACCACATAAGCCGGGGCGGCCGGGCGGACTACGTGATCGTGGACGAGGCGCAGTTCATGGCTCCCGTCCAGATCGACCAGCTCGCCCGGGTCGTCGACGACCTGGGCATGGACGTCTTCGCGTTCGGTATCACCACCGACTTCCGGACCAAGCTGTTCCCCGGATCCCAGCGGCTGATCGAACTGGCCGACCGGGTCGAGTCCCTCCAGGTCGAAGCCCTCTGCTGGTGCGGGGCACGGGCCACGCACAACGCCCGTACGGTCGGCGGCGAGATGGTCGTCGAAGGCGCCCAGGTGGTGGTCGGGGACGTCAACCAGCAGGCGGACGAGGTTGGTTACGAGGTGCTCTGCCGACGCCACCACCAGCGCAGGACGACCAGCGCGAGCGCCCGCGCGGGCTCCCTCTCGCCGGACGTGCTGCCCGTCACCTCCGCCTGA
- a CDS encoding sulfurtransferase, with translation MKPIITASECVSESAGPRPPVLLDVRWQLGGPHGRPDYEAGHIPGAVFVDLDAELAGPAGSGGRHPLPDPEEFGAVMRRAGVFRDTPVVVYDGGQGWAAARAWWLLRWTGHADVRVLDGGLAAWQGDLETDVPTPAEGDFRPVPGALPLLDADGAAALARSGLLLDARAAERYRGDVEPIDRVGGHIPGAVSAPTSENTGDDGRFLPAPSLAARFKGLGADRAPEVGVYCGSGVSGAHEVLALAVAGIPAALYAGSWSEWSADESRPVAKGPDPQ, from the coding sequence ATGAAGCCCATCATCACCGCATCCGAATGCGTGAGCGAGTCGGCGGGGCCACGTCCGCCGGTGCTCCTGGACGTACGTTGGCAGCTGGGCGGCCCGCACGGCCGCCCCGACTACGAGGCCGGGCACATCCCCGGTGCGGTCTTTGTCGACCTGGACGCGGAACTCGCCGGTCCGGCAGGCAGCGGCGGCCGTCACCCGCTGCCCGACCCGGAGGAATTCGGTGCGGTGATGCGCCGGGCCGGTGTCTTTCGGGACACTCCGGTGGTCGTGTACGACGGTGGCCAGGGCTGGGCGGCGGCCCGCGCGTGGTGGCTGTTGCGCTGGACGGGGCATGCGGACGTCCGGGTCCTCGACGGCGGTCTCGCGGCCTGGCAGGGGGACCTCGAAACGGACGTCCCGACGCCGGCCGAGGGCGACTTCCGGCCGGTCCCCGGTGCGCTGCCGTTGCTGGACGCGGACGGGGCGGCGGCGCTGGCCCGCTCCGGTCTGCTGCTCGACGCGCGGGCCGCGGAGCGCTACCGGGGCGATGTGGAGCCGATCGACCGGGTGGGCGGCCATATCCCGGGCGCCGTGTCGGCGCCGACCTCCGAGAACACGGGGGACGACGGCCGGTTCCTGCCCGCGCCGTCGTTGGCGGCCCGTTTCAAGGGCCTCGGCGCGGACCGGGCGCCGGAGGTCGGCGTCTACTGCGGCTCCGGTGTCTCCGGCGCCCACGAGGTGCTGGCCCTGGCCGTCGCGGGGATCCCCGCGGCGCTGTACGCGGGCTCCTGGTCCGAGTGGTCCGCCGACGAGTCCCGCCCGGTGGCCAAGGGCCCCGACCCGCAGTAA
- a CDS encoding GNAT family N-acetyltransferase yields MQPSSQQSPQHAYPDHWEADVVLRDGGTARIRPITTDDAERLVSFYEQVSDESKYYRFFAPYPRLSDRDVHRFTHHDYVDRVGLAVTVGGEFIATVRYDRIDERGRPASAPADEAEVAFLVQDAHQGRGVASTLLEHIAAVARERGIRRFAAEVLPANTKMIKVFRDAGYTQQRSFEEGSVHLTLDLEPTAESLAVQRAREQRAEARSVQRLLAPGSVAVIGAGRTPGGVGRTVLRNLLGAGFTGRTYAVNRSFAADQGTIDGVPAHRSIGEIDEPVDLAVVAVPADRVPEAVADCGEHGVQGLVVLSAGYAEWGAEGRERQRELVRQARSYGMRIIGPNAFGVINNAEAVRLNASLAPEPPAPGRIGLFTQSGAIGIALLSGLYRRGAGLSTFISAGNRADISGNDFLQYWYEDPDTDVALLYLESLGNPRKFTRLARRTAAVKPVVVVKGARHSGSTPPGHAVPVSRIPDATVSALMRQAGVIRVDTVTEMVDAGLLLADQPLPAGPRVAILGNSESLGLLTYDACLAEGLRPRRPLDLTTAATPQDFRDALAEALADDGCDSVIVTAIPWVGEDGEAEPGDGEVLATALHAAATAGPAKPVAVVHVEIGGLAEALAAATSTVAQPRPSKQPSAAATSPRAGAAATATGSAPAHTPSVPGPAPAHTASTPGSGAVTATTGTDSKDRAEPAPGSRPRTGRIPAYPAAERAVRALAEAVRYAQWRRQAAAPGKVPEFLDDTIDEQGAADLIDTLLGPDPDPRGRPLAHDEARELLGRYGITVRPTLAAPDPEAAVAAAARLGYPVALKTTAPHLRHRADLGGVRLDLANESALRRAYGELTDLLGKPAELRPVVQAMAPRGVDTVVRATIDPAAGAVLSFGLAGAPSELLGDTAHRLVPATDRDAAELIRSIRAAPVLFGWRGAAPVDTAALEELLLRVSRLVDDHPEVVSIALEPVVVAPQGLTVLGASVRLSPPPARTDLGPRRLPNY; encoded by the coding sequence ATGCAGCCCTCGTCGCAGCAGAGTCCGCAGCACGCGTATCCCGACCACTGGGAAGCGGACGTGGTCCTCCGCGACGGCGGAACCGCGCGGATCCGGCCCATCACCACGGACGACGCCGAACGGCTGGTCAGCTTTTACGAGCAGGTCTCCGACGAGTCGAAGTACTACCGCTTCTTCGCTCCGTACCCCCGTCTGTCCGACCGGGACGTGCACCGCTTCACCCATCACGACTACGTCGACCGGGTGGGGCTCGCGGTCACGGTCGGCGGCGAGTTCATCGCGACCGTCCGCTACGACCGGATCGACGAGCGGGGCAGGCCCGCCTCCGCGCCCGCCGACGAGGCCGAGGTCGCCTTCCTCGTCCAGGACGCGCACCAGGGCCGGGGGGTGGCCTCGACGCTCCTCGAACACATCGCCGCCGTCGCCCGCGAGCGCGGCATCCGCCGTTTCGCGGCCGAGGTGCTGCCCGCCAACACCAAGATGATCAAGGTGTTCCGGGATGCCGGATACACCCAGCAGCGCAGCTTCGAAGAGGGCTCCGTCCACCTCACCCTGGACCTCGAACCCACCGCCGAGTCCCTCGCCGTCCAGCGCGCCCGTGAGCAGCGGGCCGAGGCGCGTTCCGTGCAACGGCTGCTCGCGCCCGGTTCCGTCGCCGTCATCGGCGCCGGCCGCACTCCCGGAGGGGTCGGCCGCACCGTCCTGCGCAATCTTCTCGGGGCCGGATTCACCGGTCGTACGTACGCCGTGAACCGCTCCTTCGCCGCCGACCAGGGCACGATCGACGGGGTGCCCGCCCACCGTTCGATCGGCGAGATCGACGAACCGGTCGACCTCGCGGTCGTCGCCGTCCCCGCCGACCGCGTTCCCGAGGCCGTCGCCGACTGCGGCGAGCACGGTGTCCAGGGGCTGGTCGTCCTCTCCGCCGGATATGCCGAATGGGGCGCCGAGGGCAGGGAGCGACAGCGTGAACTGGTCCGCCAGGCGCGCTCGTACGGGATGCGGATCATCGGACCGAACGCCTTCGGCGTCATCAACAACGCCGAGGCCGTCCGGCTGAACGCCTCCCTCGCCCCCGAGCCGCCCGCTCCCGGACGCATCGGCCTCTTCACCCAGTCCGGAGCGATCGGTATCGCGCTGCTCTCCGGGCTCTACCGGCGCGGCGCCGGCCTCTCCACCTTCATCTCCGCGGGCAACCGCGCCGACATCTCGGGCAACGACTTCCTGCAGTACTGGTACGAGGACCCGGACACGGATGTCGCCCTGCTGTACCTCGAATCGCTCGGCAACCCCCGCAAGTTCACCCGCCTCGCCCGGCGCACCGCGGCCGTGAAGCCCGTGGTCGTCGTGAAGGGCGCCCGGCACAGCGGCTCCACGCCACCCGGCCATGCGGTGCCGGTCAGCCGGATCCCGGACGCGACGGTCTCGGCGCTCATGCGGCAGGCGGGCGTCATCCGCGTCGACACGGTGACGGAGATGGTCGATGCGGGCCTCCTCCTCGCCGACCAGCCGCTCCCCGCGGGCCCACGGGTCGCGATCCTCGGCAACTCCGAGTCGCTCGGTCTGCTCACGTACGACGCCTGCCTGGCCGAGGGGCTCCGCCCGCGCCGGCCCCTCGACCTCACCACCGCCGCGACCCCGCAGGACTTCCGGGACGCCCTGGCCGAGGCCCTCGCCGATGACGGCTGCGACTCCGTGATCGTGACGGCGATCCCGTGGGTGGGCGAGGACGGCGAGGCGGAACCGGGCGACGGAGAGGTACTGGCGACCGCCCTGCACGCGGCCGCGACCGCCGGTCCCGCCAAGCCGGTGGCCGTCGTGCACGTGGAGATCGGCGGCCTGGCCGAGGCTCTCGCCGCGGCCACCAGCACGGTCGCGCAGCCGCGCCCTTCGAAGCAGCCCTCCGCGGCCGCGACGTCCCCGCGCGCCGGAGCCGCCGCCACCGCGACCGGCTCCGCACCGGCGCACACCCCTTCAGTGCCCGGCCCCGCCCCGGCGCACACCGCTTCCACCCCCGGCAGCGGCGCGGTCACCGCAACCACGGGCACGGACAGCAAGGACCGCGCCGAACCCGCCCCCGGCTCCCGCCCCCGTACCGGCCGGATCCCCGCCTACCCCGCCGCCGAGCGGGCCGTGCGCGCCCTGGCCGAAGCGGTCCGGTACGCGCAGTGGCGACGACAGGCCGCCGCGCCCGGCAAGGTGCCCGAGTTCCTCGACGACACCATCGACGAACAGGGCGCCGCCGACCTGATCGACACCCTGCTCGGCCCGGACCCCGACCCGAGGGGCAGGCCGCTCGCGCACGACGAGGCGCGCGAACTCCTGGGCCGCTACGGCATCACCGTACGACCGACGCTTGCGGCCCCCGACCCCGAAGCCGCCGTCGCCGCGGCGGCACGGCTCGGCTACCCCGTGGCGCTCAAGACCACCGCACCCCATCTGCGCCACCGCGCCGACCTCGGCGGCGTGCGGCTGGACCTCGCCAACGAGAGCGCGCTGCGCCGGGCCTACGGCGAACTGACCGACCTGCTCGGCAAGCCCGCCGAACTCCGGCCGGTCGTCCAGGCCATGGCGCCGCGCGGCGTCGACACCGTCGTGCGGGCCACGATCGACCCGGCGGCGGGCGCCGTCCTCTCCTTCGGGCTCGCGGGCGCGCCCTCCGAACTCCTCGGCGACACCGCCCACCGCCTCGTTCCGGCCACCGATCGCGACGCCGCGGAGCTGATCCGGTCCATCCGGGCGGCTCCGGTGCTGTTCGGCTGGCGGGGCGCGGCGCCCGTGGACACCGCGGCGCTCGAAGAGCTGCTGCTGCGGGTGTCCCGGCTGGTCGACGACCACCCCGAGGTGGTCTCCATCGCCCTGGAACCGGTCGTGGTCGCCCCGCAGGGGCTGACCGTTCTCGGCGCGAGCGTCCGGCTCTCGCCGCCCCCGGCCCGCACCGACCTCGGCCCCCGCCGCCTCCCCAACTACTGA
- the sepH gene encoding septation protein SepH codes for MPELRVVAVSNDGTRLVLKAADSTEYTLPIDERLRAAVRNDRARLGQIEIEVESHLRPRDIQARIRAGASAEEVAQFAGIPVDRVRRFEGPVLAERAFMAERARKTPVRRPGENTGPQLGEAVQERLLLRGADKETVQWDSWRRDDGTWEVLLVYRVAGEPHSASWTYDAPRRLVQAVDDEARSLIGETDDVAAPEPSFPFVPRIARLPRDRPLDRALDRQMERPTAPVPEPDEHIGGISASERDSLTSLLEAVPSFRGDMVVPERPTQPEPPAIEPAAQEPEADEPPAAAASAGAGSAYADVLMPRAVAGHRDRLTGTTDRQAEADGVRPGRRAAVPSWDEIVFGTRRKKQD; via the coding sequence ATGCCCGAACTGCGTGTCGTGGCCGTCTCCAACGACGGCACACGACTGGTGCTCAAGGCTGCGGACAGCACGGAGTACACGCTTCCGATCGACGAGCGGCTGCGAGCCGCCGTGCGCAACGACCGCGCGCGGCTCGGCCAGATCGAGATCGAGGTGGAGAGCCATCTCCGCCCCCGCGACATCCAGGCCCGGATACGAGCCGGCGCCTCCGCGGAGGAGGTCGCCCAGTTCGCCGGGATTCCGGTCGACCGTGTCCGCCGCTTCGAGGGCCCCGTGCTCGCGGAGCGCGCCTTCATGGCCGAGCGGGCCCGGAAGACTCCCGTGCGCCGTCCCGGCGAGAACACCGGCCCCCAGCTCGGCGAGGCGGTGCAGGAGCGGCTGCTGCTGCGCGGCGCCGACAAGGAGACCGTCCAGTGGGATTCGTGGCGCCGTGACGACGGCACCTGGGAGGTCCTGCTCGTCTACCGGGTCGCGGGCGAGCCTCACTCGGCGAGCTGGACGTACGACGCGCCGCGCCGGCTGGTCCAGGCCGTGGACGACGAGGCCCGGTCGCTGATCGGCGAGACCGACGACGTCGCCGCGCCCGAGCCGAGCTTCCCGTTCGTGCCCCGGATCGCCCGGCTGCCCCGCGACCGGCCGCTGGACCGCGCCCTGGACCGCCAGATGGAGCGCCCCACAGCCCCGGTGCCCGAGCCGGACGAGCACATCGGCGGCATCTCGGCCAGTGAGCGCGATTCGCTGACCAGCCTGTTGGAGGCGGTGCCCAGCTTCCGCGGCGACATGGTGGTGCCGGAGCGTCCCACGCAGCCCGAGCCGCCCGCCATCGAGCCCGCCGCGCAGGAACCGGAGGCCGACGAGCCGCCGGCCGCGGCGGCCTCCGCCGGTGCCGGTTCCGCCTATGCGGACGTGCTCATGCCGCGGGCGGTGGCCGGTCATCGCGACCGGCTGACCGGGACGACGGACCGCCAGGCCGAGGCGGACGGCGTCCGGCCGGGCCGCCGGGCCGCCGTACCGAGCTGGGACGAGATCGTCTTCGGTACGCGCCGGAAGAAACAGGACTGA
- a CDS encoding D-arabinono-1,4-lactone oxidase, with translation MTDTDARTTTNAWRNWAGNVSSRPVRSVSPASVAELAEVLRRASEDGLRVKPVGTGHSFTATAATDGVLVRPDLLTGIREIDREAMTVTVEAGTPLKRLNTALAREGLSLTNMGDIMEQTVAGATSTGTHGTGRDSASISAQIRALELVTADGTVLTCSDKENADIFAVARIGLGALGVVTAITFAVEPVFLLTAREEPMSFDRVTAGFDELVADNEHFEFYWFPHTGNCNTKRNNRSAGPAAPPGKVSGWIEDELLSNGIFQVACSLGRAVPATIPSIAKLSSRALSARTYTDIPYKVFTSPRRVRFVEMEYALPREAAVEALREVKAMVERSPLRISFPVEVRTAPADDIALSTASGRESAYIAVHLYKGTPYQAYFTAVERIMTAHAGRPHWGKVNTRDAEYLAGVYPRFGEFTAVRDRLDPDRLFGNDYLRRVLGD, from the coding sequence ATGACCGACACCGACGCACGGACGACGACGAACGCGTGGCGTAACTGGGCGGGGAATGTCAGCTCCCGCCCGGTACGGTCCGTGTCCCCCGCCTCCGTGGCGGAGCTCGCCGAAGTACTGCGCCGGGCGTCCGAGGACGGCCTGCGGGTGAAGCCGGTCGGCACCGGACACTCCTTCACCGCGACGGCGGCCACCGACGGCGTGCTGGTCCGCCCCGATCTCCTCACCGGCATCCGGGAGATCGACCGCGAGGCGATGACCGTGACCGTCGAGGCCGGTACTCCGCTGAAGCGGCTGAACACCGCCCTGGCACGGGAGGGCCTGTCGCTCACCAACATGGGCGACATCATGGAGCAGACGGTCGCCGGAGCCACCTCGACCGGCACCCACGGCACCGGCCGTGACTCGGCGTCCATATCCGCGCAGATCCGCGCCCTCGAACTGGTCACGGCCGACGGCACGGTGCTGACCTGTTCGGACAAGGAGAACGCCGACATCTTCGCCGTCGCGAGGATCGGGCTCGGCGCCCTGGGTGTCGTCACGGCGATCACCTTCGCCGTGGAACCGGTCTTCCTGCTGACGGCCCGTGAGGAACCGATGAGCTTCGACCGGGTCACGGCCGGCTTCGACGAGTTGGTCGCCGACAACGAGCACTTCGAGTTCTACTGGTTCCCGCACACCGGCAACTGCAACACCAAGCGCAACAACCGCAGCGCGGGCCCCGCCGCTCCGCCCGGGAAGGTCAGCGGCTGGATCGAGGACGAGCTCCTCTCCAACGGGATCTTCCAGGTGGCGTGTTCGCTGGGCCGGGCGGTCCCCGCCACCATTCCGTCGATCGCCAAGCTCTCCAGTCGCGCCCTGTCCGCCCGTACGTACACCGACATCCCGTACAAGGTCTTCACGAGCCCGCGCCGGGTCCGTTTCGTGGAGATGGAGTACGCGCTGCCGCGCGAGGCCGCTGTGGAGGCGCTGCGCGAGGTCAAGGCGATGGTGGAGCGTTCACCGCTGCGGATCAGCTTCCCGGTGGAGGTGCGTACCGCCCCCGCGGACGACATCGCGCTCTCCACGGCCTCGGGCCGGGAGAGCGCGTACATCGCCGTCCATCTGTACAAGGGCACGCCGTACCAGGCTTACTTCACGGCCGTCGAACGGATCATGACCGCCCACGCGGGCCGCCCGCACTGGGGCAAGGTCAACACCCGCGACGCCGAGTACCTCGCCGGGGTGTACCCGCGGTTCGGCGAGTTCACCGCCGTACGCGACCGGCTCGACCCGGACCGGCTTTTCGGCAACGACTATCTGCGCCGGGTGCTGGGCGACTGA
- a CDS encoding PaaX family transcriptional regulator translates to MNTVSGTEAESEPGSLGKVQPRQLIVTVYGLYARDTGGWMSVASLIQLLADLGVEAPTVRSSVSRLKRAGLLEAESVSGAAGYRISPETERILRDGDPRIFAARRATVDEGWVLVVFSVPESERAKRHTLRTQLTRLGFGSVSAGVWIAPGHVHGEAEDMLARHGLRSYADLFRADYLSVAGGGDGGLPAKVRSWWDTVRLQRLYVAFLAAHRPAAERIAGGSPLTDREAFTTYIRVLTDWRRLVYLDPGVPRELLPAEWSGTEASELFDELHTRLAGPAHRHVERLRTG, encoded by the coding sequence GTGAACACGGTGAGCGGAACAGAGGCCGAGTCCGAACCGGGCTCACTGGGCAAGGTGCAGCCGCGGCAGCTGATCGTGACGGTCTACGGGCTGTACGCGCGCGACACCGGCGGCTGGATGTCCGTGGCCTCGCTGATCCAGCTGCTCGCCGACCTCGGCGTCGAGGCGCCGACCGTACGGTCCTCGGTCTCGCGGCTGAAGCGCGCCGGACTGCTCGAAGCCGAATCGGTGTCCGGAGCGGCCGGGTACCGGATCTCGCCCGAGACCGAGCGCATTCTGCGCGACGGCGATCCGCGCATCTTCGCGGCCCGAAGGGCCACCGTGGACGAGGGCTGGGTGCTGGTCGTCTTCTCCGTACCCGAGTCCGAACGCGCCAAGCGGCACACCCTGCGCACCCAGCTGACCCGGCTCGGTTTCGGTTCCGTGTCCGCCGGTGTGTGGATCGCGCCGGGACATGTGCACGGCGAGGCGGAGGACATGCTGGCCCGGCACGGGCTGCGCTCGTACGCCGACCTCTTCCGGGCCGACTATCTCTCCGTGGCCGGGGGCGGGGACGGGGGCCTGCCCGCGAAGGTGCGCTCCTGGTGGGACACCGTCCGACTGCAGCGGCTGTACGTCGCATTCCTTGCGGCACACCGTCCGGCGGCCGAGCGGATCGCCGGTGGCAGCCCGCTGACGGACCGCGAGGCGTTCACGACGTACATCAGGGTCCTCACCGACTGGCGCCGGCTCGTCTACCTCGACCCCGGTGTCCCGCGTGAACTGCTACCGGCCGAGTGGAGCGGAACCGAGGCGTCCGAGCTCTTCGACGAGCTGCACACCCGGCTGGCCGGCCCCGCCCACCGGCACGTGGAACGGCTCCGGACCGGCTGA